Proteins encoded in a region of the Isosphaeraceae bacterium EP7 genome:
- a CDS encoding glucose-1-phosphate adenylyltransferase: MPKVICLILGGGRGTRLFPLTKSRSKPAVPIGGKYRLIDIPISNCLHSGLNQIFVLTQFNSNSLHRHISRTYSFDTFSGGFVEILAAQQTMQHESWYQGTADAVRRNIASFNEPGCDLVLILSGDQLYRMDFRDMIRTHLENKAEATIAALPVAEGEARACGIMRIDPEARVVDFVEKPKTPEALAAVRTPGDTFKRFGIEANNRPYLASMGIYLFNRSTLVDLLASELTTDFGKEIFPQAIANHRVQAHLFDGYWEDIGTVGAFHKANIDLTLENPPFDFMFGDHPIYTRPRYLPCSRLGGVTVSDSLIADGCFIGKGSIIENSVIGVRALIGENVVVRNSYLMGADLYETTKQVEANARAGRPDVGIGDNSRIENAIVDKNARIGRGVRIINEDKVIDSEEAPHYVIRDGITVIPKFTILQDGTTL, from the coding sequence ATGCCGAAAGTCATCTGTCTGATCCTGGGCGGCGGGCGCGGCACGCGCCTCTTCCCGCTGACGAAGTCCAGGAGCAAGCCGGCGGTGCCGATCGGCGGCAAGTACCGCCTCATCGACATCCCGATCTCCAACTGCCTGCACTCCGGGCTCAATCAGATCTTTGTGCTGACGCAGTTCAACTCGAACAGCCTGCATCGGCACATCAGCCGGACGTACTCGTTCGACACCTTCAGCGGCGGATTCGTCGAGATCCTCGCCGCGCAGCAGACGATGCAGCACGAGAGCTGGTATCAGGGGACCGCCGACGCCGTCCGCCGCAACATCGCCTCGTTCAACGAGCCCGGCTGCGACCTGGTCCTGATCCTCTCCGGCGACCAGCTCTACCGGATGGACTTCCGGGACATGATCCGGACCCACCTGGAGAACAAGGCCGAGGCGACCATCGCCGCGCTGCCCGTCGCCGAGGGCGAGGCCAGGGCGTGCGGGATCATGCGGATCGACCCCGAAGCCCGCGTGGTCGACTTCGTCGAGAAGCCGAAGACCCCCGAGGCGCTCGCCGCCGTCCGCACCCCGGGCGACACCTTCAAGCGGTTCGGCATCGAGGCGAACAACCGCCCCTACCTGGCCAGCATGGGCATCTACCTGTTCAACAGGTCCACGCTCGTCGACCTGCTGGCATCGGAACTGACCACCGACTTCGGCAAGGAGATCTTCCCCCAGGCCATCGCCAACCACCGGGTCCAGGCCCACCTCTTCGACGGCTACTGGGAAGACATCGGCACCGTGGGTGCCTTCCACAAGGCCAATATCGACCTCACGTTAGAGAATCCGCCGTTCGACTTCATGTTCGGTGACCACCCGATCTACACCAGGCCACGCTACCTCCCCTGCTCTCGGCTGGGGGGCGTCACCGTCTCGGACAGCCTGATCGCCGACGGCTGCTTCATCGGCAAGGGGTCGATCATCGAGAACTCGGTCATCGGCGTTCGCGCCCTGATCGGCGAGAACGTCGTGGTCCGCAACAGCTACCTGATGGGCGCCGACCTCTACGAGACCACCAAGCAGGTCGAGGCCAACGCGCGAGCAGGCCGCCCCGACGTCGGCATCGGCGACAACTCGCGGATCGAGAACGCCATCGTCGACAAGAACGCACGCATCGGCCGCGGTGTCCGGATCATCAATGAAGACAAGGTGATCGACTCCGAGGAAGCCCCCCACTACGTGATCCGCGACGGCATCACGGTCATCCCCAAGTTCACCATCCTGCAAGACGGCACGACCCTCTGA
- a CDS encoding efflux RND transporter periplasmic adaptor subunit, giving the protein MLRKLIAALIIVAAVGGAAYFGLVTKADVSHAFDYLKNAAAGKGAHDDELSHKQEVAPAISATWDRLAEVDEVQRKAIGLDTVKVRKQTEPIKLELLGTTGYDESTLVRIRPRFDTLVQKVNVVSGGIVKKGDPLVDLYSNDLSQAKNDYRVAYLQWVLKDRLYRTRKELVKTGAVSQLLWVETQNDENTARLNRDLAANKLYVYGISDEVVVALVDGLSEENFKEIKAKDVSDLASITLKSPTDGIVISRDVVPGNLYDETSTLLTIAPLDHLYVWGNVYESDQSKVDVGQTWEIHFPFLAEKVKGKVEYVSNRVDPETHAIRIRASIPNPDGRFKADNMVRAILEIPPVAGQTVVPRQAVVTIHGQYFVFVAKTPSKFERRAIRPTQENSDTVIVASGLVEGEEIVSQGSLLVEQIYEDQSTIHGQLED; this is encoded by the coding sequence ATGCTTCGTAAGCTCATCGCCGCCCTGATCATCGTCGCCGCAGTCGGCGGGGCCGCCTATTTCGGCCTGGTGACCAAGGCCGACGTTAGCCACGCCTTTGATTATTTGAAGAACGCCGCCGCAGGTAAGGGGGCCCACGACGACGAGCTCTCCCACAAGCAGGAGGTCGCACCGGCCATCTCCGCGACCTGGGATCGCCTGGCCGAAGTCGATGAGGTCCAGCGCAAGGCCATCGGCCTCGACACCGTCAAGGTCCGCAAGCAAACCGAACCCATCAAGCTGGAGCTGCTGGGCACCACCGGCTACGACGAGAGCACCCTCGTCCGGATCAGGCCCCGGTTCGACACCCTGGTGCAGAAAGTGAACGTCGTCAGCGGTGGAATCGTCAAGAAGGGCGACCCGCTCGTCGACCTGTACAGCAACGACCTCTCCCAGGCCAAGAACGACTATCGGGTGGCCTACCTCCAGTGGGTCCTGAAGGACAGGCTCTACCGGACCCGCAAGGAGCTGGTGAAGACCGGCGCCGTGTCGCAGCTCCTCTGGGTCGAGACCCAGAATGACGAGAACACGGCGCGGCTCAACCGCGACCTGGCGGCCAACAAGCTGTACGTCTACGGGATCTCCGACGAGGTGGTCGTCGCGCTGGTGGACGGGCTCAGCGAGGAGAACTTCAAGGAGATCAAGGCCAAGGACGTCTCGGACCTGGCCAGCATCACCCTGAAGTCGCCCACCGACGGCATCGTCATCTCGCGCGACGTGGTGCCGGGCAACCTCTACGACGAGACGAGCACCCTGCTGACCATCGCCCCGCTGGACCACCTCTATGTGTGGGGAAACGTCTACGAGAGCGACCAGTCCAAGGTGGACGTCGGTCAGACCTGGGAAATCCATTTCCCATTCCTGGCCGAGAAGGTCAAGGGGAAGGTCGAATACGTCTCCAACCGCGTGGACCCCGAGACCCACGCGATCCGGATCCGCGCATCGATCCCCAACCCCGACGGCCGCTTCAAGGCCGACAACATGGTCCGGGCGATCCTGGAGATCCCCCCCGTGGCCGGCCAGACGGTCGTCCCACGCCAGGCGGTCGTCACCATCCACGGCCAGTACTTCGTCTTCGTCGCCAAGACCCCGTCCAAGTTCGAGCGGCGGGCGATCCGCCCGACCCAGGAGAACAGCGACACGGTCATCGTCGCCTCGGGCCTGGTCGAGGGGGAGGAGATCGTCTCGCAGGGGAGCCTCCTCGTCGAGCAGATCTACGAGGACCAGAGCACCATCCACGGCCAGCTCGAGGACTGA